One segment of Chelmon rostratus isolate fCheRos1 chromosome 17, fCheRos1.pri, whole genome shotgun sequence DNA contains the following:
- the si:dkeyp-72e1.6 gene encoding transmembrane protein 238-like, protein MEPVYRGLGRCVCCFWLAVAFDIVGLAVLLIGVFVNVFFYDLLIYAGAIVIFLSLIWWVFWYSGNIEVPPAELEDDVGLLKKDKGVLGGIGGAVRRLSSRVSSGIRSSLRRNGGPASNRTGRAPTSVPQAEQVAVAMATMTPQEDIPHTTDSPPAGGDTGMPHTTQTSPI, encoded by the coding sequence ATGGAGCCAGTCTACCGGGGTCTGGGtcgctgtgtgtgctgtttctGGCTCGCAGTCGCCTTTGACATTGTGGGGCTGGCCGTCCTTCTCATCGGGGTGTTCGTCAACGTGTTTTTCTATGACCTGCTCATTTACGCAGGCGCCATCGTCATCTTCCTCAGCCTCATCTGGTGGGTGTTCTGGTACTCCGGGAACATCGAGGTGCCCCCGGCGGAGCTGGAAGATGATGTGGGCTTGCTGAAGAAAGACAAGGGCGTTCTGGGCGGGATCGGCGGCGCGGTGCGGCGCCTCTCCAGCCGCGTGTCCAGCGGCATCCGGAGCTCGCTCCGCAGGAACGGAGGACCGGCCAGCAACCGCACGGGCCGGGCGCCGACGTCAGTCCCGCAGGCCGAGCAGGTGGCCGTTGCCATGGCAACGATGACCCCACAGGAGGATATCCCGCACACAACCGACTCCCCTCCGGCGGGCGGGGACACAGGGATGCCTCACACAACACAGACTTCACCTATATAG